The following coding sequences lie in one Hypanus sabinus isolate sHypSab1 chromosome 20, sHypSab1.hap1, whole genome shotgun sequence genomic window:
- the LOC132378663 gene encoding leukocyte elastase inhibitor-like, giving the protein MDALSTANASFAFDLYAKITEKKIYENIFLSPLSVSVALGMVYLGARGNTADQIAKVLHFDKELDVHAGFKELMANINEPAASYLLRLANRIYGEKTFNILQEFQSSSLKYYEAETAAVSFVKQPNAVRNEINTYVENKTEGKIKDLLSESAITSNTVLVLVNAIYFKGKWNHRFQEENTYVTTFKMNKKKSTSVNMMHQEGNFNFAYIDEFKTKVLELPYEKKDLSMFIFLPNDISDNSTGLEKLEKALANKTLLKSIKLGTMEEINLAVHLPRFKIEDQFNLERELPGMGMIDAFDPSKANLSGMFEKNLSLSMVIHKSFVEVNEEGTEAAAATAVTMKRNTSVPKTFIADHPFMFFIKHNKTQNILFIGRYCYPMVDAAENRDTGNMTQQIQSQIKQVQSQT; this is encoded by the exons ATGGATGCTCTGAGTACTGCAAATGCCAGCTTTGCCTTTGATCTCTACGCAAAgataacagagaaaaaaatttATGAGAACATATTTCTGTCTCCATTGAGCGTCTCAGTTGCTTTGGGCATGGTGTATCTTGGAGCAAGAGGCAACACTGCGGATCAAATAGCCAAG GTTCTCCATTTTGACAAAGAGCTTGATGTCCATGCAGGATTTAAGGAACTAATGGCTAATATCAACGAACCTGCCGCTTCTTATCTCTTAAGACTGGCCAATCGTATTTATGGAGAGAAAACATTCAACATTCTGCAA GAATTTCAAAGCTCCAGCTTGAAATACTATGAGGCAGAAACGGCTGCAGTCAGTTTTGTAAAACAACCAAATGCTGTCAGGAATGAAATCAATACTTATGTAGAAAATAAGACTGAAG GTAAAATCAAAGATTTACTGTCAGAGAGTGCGATCACTTCAAACACAGTTCTTGTTCTTGTAAATGCCATCTACTTTAAAGGAAAATGGAACCACAGATTTCAAGAAGAAAACACGTATGTAACAACGTTCAAGATGAACAAG AAAAAGtccacgtcagtaaatatgatGCACCAGGAGGGAAATTTTAACTTTGCTTATATTGATGAATTCAAAACCAAAGTTCTTGAGCTTCCTTATGAAAAGAAGGATCTGAGTATGTTCATCTTTCTGCCCAATGACATCAGTGACAACTCAACTGGATTGGAAAAG CTTGAAAAGGCACTTGCAAACAAGACTCTGCTCAAATCGATTAAGCTGGGAACTATGGAGGAAATAAATCTTGCTGTTCATCTACCCAGATTTAAAATAGAGGACCAGTTTAATCTTGAACGTGAACTTCCAGGAATGGGAATGATAGATGCCTTTGATCCATCAAAGGCCAATCTCTCTGGCATGTTTGAGAAAAATCTCTCTCTGTCAATGGTTATTCATAAATCCTTCGTGGAAGTTAATGAAGAGGGGACTGAAGCAGCTGCAGCCACAGCAGTAACAATGAAACGCAACACTTCTGTACCAAAAACTTTTATAGCAGATCATCCCTTCATGTTTTTCATCAAACACAACAAAACACAAAACATTTTGTTCATTGGCCGATACTGTTACCCAATGGTTGATGCTGCGGAAAATCGGGACACAGGCAACATGACACAGCAGATCCAAAGCCAGATAAAGCAGGTCCAAAGCCAGACATAG